In Streptomyces sp. NBC_01717, one DNA window encodes the following:
- a CDS encoding DUF1707 SHOCT-like domain-containing protein — protein sequence MTGELSPADDSSGHGPTPEFRASDRERDQVVEILQVAAGDGRLTAAELDERLDAALSARTTGDLARLTADLPSDGMPPQARDVIRIDHRFGDITRTDRWLVPRRMEIRLMFGEAKLDFTHAVITHHTLHIDVDLRIGGNLTLVTRPGIVVDTDDLERGSGDIKIRPASGPDTATLLRVQLTGRSRGGDIIARPPRRKLSEWLRRKPSSSGS from the coding sequence ATGACGGGTGAACTCAGTCCGGCTGACGACTCTTCCGGGCATGGTCCAACGCCCGAGTTCAGGGCCTCCGACCGGGAACGGGACCAAGTCGTGGAGATTCTGCAGGTTGCCGCAGGCGACGGCCGGCTCACCGCGGCCGAACTGGACGAGCGCTTGGACGCCGCGTTGTCCGCGCGCACCACCGGCGACCTGGCTCGACTGACCGCCGACCTGCCGTCGGATGGAATGCCCCCACAAGCCAGAGATGTGATCCGGATCGACCACCGTTTCGGCGACATCACACGCACCGACCGTTGGCTGGTTCCACGGCGCATGGAAATCCGCCTGATGTTCGGCGAAGCGAAGCTCGACTTCACCCACGCGGTGATCACTCACCACACCCTTCACATCGATGTGGACCTGCGTATCGGAGGAAACCTCACCCTGGTGACCAGGCCAGGAATCGTCGTCGACACGGACGACCTGGAGCGCGGCAGCGGCGACATCAAGATCCGGCCCGCATCCGGCCCGGACACCGCCACTCTCCTCCGTGTGCAACTGACCGGACGGTCCCGCGGAGGCGACATCATCGCTCGACCCCCGCGACGGAAGCTCTCGGAGTGGCTGCGCCGTAAACCGAGCAGCAGCGGCAGCTGA
- a CDS encoding beta-galactosidase has protein sequence MISTLLSQLQHGPDGDPTPRLAYGADYNPEQWPREVWEEDVRLMREAGVNIVSVGIFSWARIQPAEHEWNFSWLDEVMDLLHTGGIGVDLATATASPPPWLTTAHPEILPVTASGETVWPGARQHWRPTSPVFRKHALRLVRTMAERYANHPALVAWHVSNELGCHNIYDYSDDAAHAFRDWLRTRYTTLDGLNHAWGTAFWSQRYTDWEQILPPRLAASHPNPTQQLDFKRFSSDALKEYLRAERDVLREITPDVPVTTNFMVMGGTKGMNYADWADEIDFVSNDHYVTPGPQDRDELSFSANLVSGISGGRPWFLMEHSTSAVNWQAVNLAKRPGDLARDSLLHVAHGADAVCFFQWRQSAAGAEKYHSAMLPHAGPDSDAFRAVTDLGQTLRTLAPVAGSERETARVGIVFDWESWWASEQDSHPTSLLDYRKEALDWYSALLTLGVRADVVTAQADLGRYQLLIAPVLHVVPAALAKELTRYAENGGHLVTTYFSGVVDENDHIWLGGYPGALRDLLGIRIEEFGPLLDGDTVEVALDGTRLGTLWTDRITVTDHEVEVLAEYLSGAYAGRPAVTRRAVGPGSAAYVSTRLGAEGLTALLPRLLASADVSSELPDEARGSIELVVRRDGDSRYLFLVNRTDETVPVTGLAGDLLIGRSDDDGALVLSPRDVAVLRQPAT, from the coding sequence ATGATCTCCACCCTCCTGTCCCAGTTGCAGCACGGGCCGGACGGTGATCCCACTCCGCGCCTCGCCTACGGAGCCGACTACAACCCGGAGCAGTGGCCACGCGAGGTGTGGGAGGAGGACGTACGGCTGATGCGTGAGGCCGGCGTCAACATCGTCTCCGTGGGGATCTTCTCCTGGGCCCGTATCCAGCCGGCCGAGCACGAGTGGAACTTCTCCTGGCTCGACGAGGTCATGGACCTCCTGCACACGGGAGGCATCGGAGTCGACCTGGCCACCGCCACCGCGTCTCCGCCGCCCTGGCTCACCACGGCACACCCGGAGATCCTCCCGGTGACCGCATCCGGTGAGACGGTGTGGCCGGGGGCGCGGCAGCACTGGCGTCCCACCTCGCCCGTATTCCGCAAGCACGCGCTGCGCCTGGTGCGGACGATGGCCGAGCGGTACGCGAACCATCCCGCGCTGGTGGCCTGGCACGTCTCCAACGAGCTGGGCTGCCACAACATCTACGACTACTCCGACGACGCCGCCCACGCCTTCCGCGACTGGCTGCGCACCCGGTACACCACGCTCGACGGACTCAACCACGCCTGGGGCACCGCGTTCTGGTCCCAGAGGTACACCGACTGGGAGCAGATCCTGCCGCCCCGGCTGGCCGCTTCGCACCCGAACCCGACGCAGCAGCTGGACTTCAAGCGCTTCTCCTCCGATGCGCTGAAGGAGTATCTGCGCGCCGAGCGGGACGTGCTGCGGGAGATCACGCCCGATGTTCCCGTCACCACGAACTTCATGGTCATGGGCGGCACCAAGGGGATGAACTACGCCGATTGGGCTGACGAGATCGACTTCGTCTCCAACGACCACTACGTCACGCCAGGCCCCCAGGACCGCGACGAACTGTCCTTCTCCGCCAACCTCGTCAGCGGCATCTCAGGCGGACGCCCGTGGTTCCTCATGGAGCACTCCACCAGCGCAGTCAACTGGCAAGCCGTCAACCTGGCCAAACGTCCGGGCGACCTCGCCCGGGACTCGCTGCTGCACGTCGCGCACGGCGCCGACGCCGTGTGCTTCTTCCAGTGGCGACAGTCGGCGGCCGGCGCCGAAAAATACCACTCGGCGATGCTGCCGCACGCCGGGCCCGACAGTGACGCCTTCCGCGCGGTGACCGACCTCGGCCAAACCCTCAGGACGCTGGCTCCGGTCGCCGGGTCCGAGCGCGAAACAGCACGCGTCGGGATCGTCTTCGACTGGGAGTCGTGGTGGGCGAGTGAGCAGGACTCCCACCCCACTTCCCTCCTCGATTACCGCAAGGAGGCGCTCGACTGGTACTCCGCCCTCCTCACCCTCGGCGTACGGGCAGACGTCGTCACCGCACAGGCCGACCTCGGCCGATACCAGCTCCTGATCGCGCCGGTGCTGCACGTCGTCCCCGCCGCGCTGGCCAAGGAACTCACCCGGTACGCCGAGAACGGCGGCCACCTGGTCACCACGTATTTCTCCGGCGTCGTCGACGAGAACGACCACATCTGGCTCGGCGGCTACCCGGGAGCCCTGCGCGATCTGCTCGGTATCCGCATCGAGGAGTTCGGCCCCCTGCTCGACGGCGACACGGTCGAAGTGGCCCTGGACGGAACCAGGTTGGGCACCCTGTGGACCGATCGGATCACCGTCACCGACCACGAGGTGGAGGTACTGGCCGAGTACCTCAGCGGTGCGTACGCCGGCCGCCCCGCCGTCACCCGCCGCGCCGTGGGCCCGGGTTCAGCCGCGTACGTCTCCACCCGGCTGGGGGCTGAGGGTCTCACCGCTCTGCTGCCGAGGCTTCTCGCCTCTGCCGATGTCAGCAGTGAACTGCCCGACGAGGCAAGGGGAAGTATCGAGTTGGTCGTACGCCGCGACGGCGACAGCCGCTACCTCTTCCTGGTCAACCGGACCGACGAGACGGTGCCGGTGACGGGACTCGCCGGGGATCTCCTGATCGGTCGGTCAGACGATGACGGCGCCCTCGTTCTGTCTCCCAGGGACGTCGCCGTACTGCGGCAGCCCGCGACCTGA
- a CDS encoding VOC family protein, translating into MERVLGIGGYFMRAADPVSLGAWYRDCLGLDADENGLWRQGAGPTVFATFESETDYFGSRAQQTMLNFRVRDLDAMLAQLRAKGADVAEETQDMDGVGRFGWVTDPEGNRVELWQPA; encoded by the coding sequence ATGGAACGTGTGCTTGGAATCGGTGGGTACTTCATGCGGGCGGCCGACCCGGTGTCCCTGGGCGCGTGGTATCGCGATTGCCTCGGCCTGGACGCCGATGAGAACGGTCTGTGGCGTCAGGGGGCCGGGCCGACGGTGTTCGCGACGTTCGAGTCCGAGACCGACTACTTCGGGTCCCGCGCCCAGCAGACCATGCTCAACTTCCGGGTCCGCGACCTGGATGCGATGCTCGCGCAATTGCGCGCCAAGGGAGCGGACGTGGCCGAAGAGACGCAGGACATGGACGGTGTCGGTCGATTCGGCTGGGTCACCGATCCTGAGGGCAATCGGGTCGAGCTGTGGCAACCCGCGTGA
- a CDS encoding class I SAM-dependent methyltransferase, which yields MDFEDPKDLVRRGYDALSLRYDQAYGSETKYQPWISELIGRIPAGGTVLDLGCGSGVPVARTLTTAGHRVTGIDISEVQIRRAQELVPQADFIRADATAVDFEPSSFDAIVSFYALIHIPLDEQLPLLEKIAGWLRPGGWFLGTTGNQAWTGIDEDWLGAGTAMWWSHADAATNRAWITQAGLVVEQEEFVPEGDGGHALFWARRRH from the coding sequence GTGGACTTCGAAGATCCCAAAGACCTGGTCCGGCGCGGGTACGACGCGCTCTCGCTCCGCTATGACCAGGCGTACGGCTCCGAGACGAAATACCAGCCGTGGATCAGCGAACTGATCGGTCGGATCCCGGCTGGAGGCACGGTGCTGGATCTGGGGTGCGGGAGTGGGGTACCCGTCGCCCGGACCCTGACGACCGCAGGTCATCGCGTTACGGGCATCGATATCAGCGAGGTGCAGATCCGCAGGGCACAAGAGCTCGTGCCACAGGCCGATTTCATCCGCGCCGATGCTACGGCCGTGGACTTCGAACCGTCCTCGTTCGACGCGATCGTCTCCTTCTACGCACTGATCCACATCCCCCTTGATGAACAGCTACCGCTGCTGGAGAAGATCGCCGGATGGTTGCGTCCCGGCGGTTGGTTCCTGGGCACCACCGGCAACCAGGCCTGGACCGGCATCGACGAGGACTGGCTGGGTGCCGGCACGGCCATGTGGTGGAGCCACGCGGACGCCGCCACCAACCGAGCCTGGATCACTCAAGCCGGCCTGGTCGTCGAGCAGGAAGAGTTCGTACCTGAAGGCGATGGCGGGCACGCTCTGTTCTGGGCCCGCCGCCGCCACTGA
- a CDS encoding carbohydrate ABC transporter permease, whose amino-acid sequence MSSPVTTLAQPSVASAGSAPRLRTPRRHGPGRPRRSVLLTVLTGLVLLYSLVPLAWLIISATKTQEGLAHSFGLWFNGDFALWDNVRETFTYSDGVFTRWLLNTVLYVVVGAGGATLLAVLGGYALAKFQFPGKRAVFAVVIGAVAVPGTALAVPTFLMFSKMGLTDTPWSVIIPSLISPFGLYLMWVFASEAVPDELLEAARIDGAGELRTFFQVVLPLLAPGIVTVSLFTMVATWNNYFLPLIMLKDPDWYPLTLGLNSWNAQAATAGGTPVFNLVITGSLITILPLIAAFLLLQKYWQSGLAAGSVKE is encoded by the coding sequence ATGAGCAGCCCCGTCACCACCCTCGCCCAGCCATCAGTTGCTTCGGCCGGCTCCGCGCCCCGCCTGCGCACGCCGCGCCGGCACGGCCCCGGGCGCCCCCGGCGCAGCGTGCTGCTGACCGTGCTCACCGGCCTGGTCCTCCTCTACTCCCTGGTGCCGCTGGCATGGCTGATCATCAGCGCCACCAAGACCCAGGAGGGGCTGGCCCATTCCTTCGGGCTGTGGTTCAACGGCGACTTCGCCCTGTGGGACAACGTCCGTGAGACGTTCACCTACAGCGACGGCGTCTTCACCCGCTGGCTGCTGAACACCGTGCTGTACGTCGTGGTCGGGGCCGGTGGCGCCACCTTGCTGGCGGTCCTGGGCGGCTACGCCCTGGCGAAGTTCCAGTTCCCCGGCAAACGCGCCGTCTTCGCCGTCGTCATCGGTGCCGTCGCGGTGCCGGGCACCGCACTGGCCGTCCCCACCTTCCTGATGTTCAGCAAGATGGGGCTGACCGACACCCCGTGGTCGGTGATCATCCCGTCCCTCATCTCGCCGTTCGGCCTCTATCTGATGTGGGTCTTCGCCTCCGAGGCAGTCCCCGACGAACTGCTGGAGGCCGCCCGCATCGACGGCGCGGGCGAACTGCGCACCTTCTTCCAGGTCGTCCTGCCGCTGCTCGCACCCGGCATCGTGACCGTCTCGCTGTTCACGATGGTCGCGACCTGGAACAACTACTTCCTGCCGCTGATCATGCTCAAGGACCCGGACTGGTATCCGCTGACCCTGGGCCTGAACAGCTGGAACGCCCAGGCCGCAACCGCCGGCGGCACGCCCGTCTTCAACCTGGTGATCACTGGCTCGCTGATCACCATCCTGCCGCTGATCGCCGCGTTCCTCCTGCTGCAGAAGTACTGGCAGTCCGGGCTCGCCGCCGGAAGCGTCAAGGAGTAA
- a CDS encoding DUF899 domain-containing protein: MTTTPDNASSNFPGKPPVVDLATWQAARDKLLVREKAHTREGDAIAAARRRLPMVELDGAVEVTGVDGPVPFFDLFQGRDELVVYKHMWYDGAPHQGQCEGCTTTAWHVKDAVYLNARGVSFAVLTSGPWDEVAPYVEFMGYTQPWYSVRGVEAPVGGDMGHIVCFLRDGDRVFLTYSTTGRGNEPVNGSLSLLDMTPYGRGEAWEDNPEGRPVIGDVREGHPAEGRQACWYWRSDADGVATWGPTSRPVPQWTRPGATPVETLGRHGHHH, encoded by the coding sequence ATGACGACCACGCCTGACAACGCGAGCAGCAACTTCCCCGGCAAGCCGCCAGTCGTCGACCTGGCCACCTGGCAGGCGGCACGCGACAAGCTGCTGGTCCGCGAGAAGGCGCACACCCGTGAGGGCGACGCGATCGCCGCGGCCCGGCGGCGGCTGCCGATGGTCGAGCTCGACGGCGCGGTCGAGGTCACCGGTGTTGACGGTCCGGTCCCCTTCTTCGACCTGTTCCAGGGCCGCGACGAGCTCGTGGTCTACAAGCACATGTGGTACGACGGCGCGCCGCACCAGGGGCAGTGCGAGGGCTGCACCACCACGGCCTGGCACGTGAAGGACGCCGTCTACCTCAACGCCCGGGGTGTCTCGTTCGCCGTCCTGACCTCGGGCCCGTGGGACGAGGTGGCTCCCTACGTCGAGTTCATGGGTTACACCCAGCCCTGGTACTCGGTGCGGGGCGTGGAGGCGCCGGTCGGCGGGGACATGGGGCACATCGTCTGCTTCCTGCGCGACGGTGACCGCGTGTTCCTCACCTACTCCACGACGGGCCGTGGCAACGAGCCGGTCAACGGGTCCCTCAGCCTGCTCGACATGACGCCCTACGGCCGCGGCGAGGCGTGGGAGGACAACCCCGAGGGCCGGCCCGTGATCGGCGATGTCCGTGAGGGGCACCCGGCCGAGGGCCGCCAGGCCTGCTGGTACTGGCGCTCGGACGCCGACGGCGTCGCCACCTGGGGGCCGACCAGCCGGCCCGTGCCGCAGTGGACCCGCCCCGGCGCGACCCCTGTGGAGACCCTCGGCCGCCATGGCCACCACCACTGA
- a CDS encoding carbohydrate ABC transporter permease, with translation MTTLQPPAATPGHPARPAAKRDRRSWTGWGFIGPFAAVFAFVFLAPIAYSIHLSLFRSKLIGGTSFVGLDNYQQALHDSQFWDSLGRVSLFLLIQVPIMLGIALLVALALDSGRLYGRDFFRISIFLPYAVPAVVATLMWGFMYGTRFGLVSDINNALGVSLPNPLGPNLILASIGNIVTWEFVGYNMLIFYSALRVIPASLYEAAQIDGAGQIRVITAIKLPAIRGALVIATIFSIIGTFQLFNEPSILQKLAPNSITTDYTPNYYTYSLSFSGQQHNYSATVAIVMGLITMVIAYVVQLRGMRKGA, from the coding sequence ATGACGACGCTACAACCCCCTGCGGCCACACCCGGGCATCCGGCCCGGCCTGCGGCGAAACGGGACCGCCGTTCCTGGACAGGGTGGGGGTTCATCGGGCCCTTCGCGGCGGTCTTCGCCTTCGTCTTCCTGGCTCCGATCGCCTATTCGATCCACCTCAGCCTCTTCCGCAGCAAGCTCATCGGCGGCACGTCCTTCGTGGGCCTGGACAACTACCAACAGGCCCTGCACGACAGCCAGTTCTGGGACTCCCTGGGGCGGGTGTCGCTGTTCCTGCTGATTCAGGTGCCGATCATGCTGGGCATCGCCCTGCTCGTGGCGCTCGCCCTGGACAGCGGGCGGCTGTACGGCAGGGACTTCTTCCGGATCTCGATCTTCCTGCCGTATGCGGTGCCCGCCGTGGTCGCCACGCTCATGTGGGGCTTCATGTACGGCACCCGCTTCGGTCTGGTGAGCGACATCAACAACGCCCTCGGCGTATCGCTGCCCAACCCGCTCGGGCCCAATCTGATCCTGGCGTCGATCGGCAACATCGTGACCTGGGAGTTCGTCGGCTACAACATGCTGATCTTCTACTCCGCGCTCCGCGTCATCCCGGCATCGCTGTACGAGGCCGCGCAGATCGACGGCGCCGGGCAGATCCGCGTGATCACCGCCATCAAGCTCCCCGCCATCCGCGGTGCCCTGGTCATCGCGACGATCTTCTCGATCATCGGCACCTTCCAGCTGTTCAACGAGCCGAGCATCCTGCAGAAGCTGGCGCCGAATTCCATCACCACCGACTACACCCCGAACTACTACACGTACTCGCTGTCCTTCTCGGGCCAGCAGCACAACTACTCCGCGACGGTCGCCATCGTCATGGGCCTGATCACCATGGTCATCGCCTACGTCGTCCAGCTGCGCGGCATGCGCAAGGGAGCGTGA
- a CDS encoding LacI family DNA-binding transcriptional regulator, protein MADVARLAGVSSQTVSRVSNGYEGVTEETRQQVLAAMNELGYRPNSAARALKRGEFRTIGVITFNLSTTGNMRTLEAIATSAAQEGYAVTLLPVAVPTQDEVRGAFSRLGELAVDAVIVIMEVHLLDAATISLPPHVQVVVADSDAGDRYTVVDTDQAGGARAAVRHLLDLGHRTVWHLAGPEESFAAQRRADAWRAELAGAGCVLPRVVRGDWSAESGYRAGVQLADEKDCTAVFAANDQMALGLLRALHERGRKIPDDVSVIGFDDIPEAGSFLPPLTTVHQDFAEVGRLCVEGVLRRMRHDGVEHGTTLVPTKLVVRDSTAPPPAAADEQSGRRLDRHRR, encoded by the coding sequence ATGGCGGACGTCGCCCGCCTGGCCGGCGTCTCTTCGCAGACCGTCTCCCGGGTGTCCAACGGATACGAAGGCGTCACCGAGGAGACCCGGCAGCAGGTGCTGGCGGCCATGAACGAACTGGGCTACCGGCCCAACAGCGCCGCCCGGGCCCTCAAGCGCGGTGAATTCCGCACCATCGGAGTCATCACCTTCAACCTCTCCACCACGGGCAATATGCGCACCCTGGAGGCGATCGCCACGTCCGCGGCGCAGGAGGGCTACGCCGTCACGCTCCTGCCCGTCGCCGTTCCCACCCAGGACGAGGTGCGTGGCGCCTTCTCCCGGCTGGGAGAGCTCGCCGTCGACGCAGTCATCGTCATCATGGAAGTGCATCTGCTCGATGCGGCGACCATCTCCCTGCCCCCTCATGTCCAGGTCGTCGTCGCCGACTCGGACGCGGGCGACCGTTACACCGTGGTCGACACCGACCAGGCCGGGGGAGCCCGTGCTGCTGTGCGGCACCTGCTGGATCTCGGCCATCGCACGGTCTGGCATCTGGCCGGTCCCGAGGAGTCCTTTGCGGCACAACGCCGTGCCGATGCCTGGCGCGCCGAACTCGCCGGGGCGGGCTGCGTCCTGCCGCGCGTCGTGCGAGGCGACTGGTCGGCGGAGTCCGGCTATCGGGCAGGTGTGCAACTTGCCGACGAGAAGGACTGTACGGCTGTGTTCGCCGCCAACGACCAGATGGCGCTGGGGCTTTTGCGGGCCTTGCACGAGCGAGGACGGAAGATTCCCGACGACGTCAGCGTCATCGGCTTCGACGACATCCCCGAGGCCGGCTCCTTCCTGCCTCCCCTGACCACGGTTCACCAGGACTTCGCCGAAGTGGGGCGCCTGTGTGTCGAGGGTGTCCTGCGGCGGATGCGCCATGACGGGGTGGAACACGGCACAACGCTCGTACCCACGAAACTCGTGGTCCGCGACAGCACTGCCCCGCCGCCTGCTGCTGCGGACGAGCAGTCCGGTCGCCGCCTTGATCGTCACAGGCGGTGA
- a CDS encoding ABC transporter substrate-binding protein, translated as MHMNPRRLLRGLALVSALALGATACGGSEENSSSTKPVSSKDIDAALKKGGTLTVWAWEPTLKQVAADFQKEHPAVRVKLVNSGTGNDQYKALQNAISAKKGVPDVAQIEYYALGQYALTKGLDDLTPYGADKLASKYSPGPWNSVKSGSKNVYALPMDSGPMALFYNKKVFDKYKIKVPTTWDEYLTAARTLHKADPKAYIANDTGDAGETTSLLWQAGSRPYKVDGTNVKIDFSDAGAQKYTAVWQKLLAEKLLAPITGWSDDWYKGLGDGTIATLATGAWMPANFATGVQGASGDWRAAPLPAWTAGDKASAENGGSSLALPTLGKNKELAYAFTEYANAGKGVQTRLEAGAFPATTADLRSSSFQNTAFPYFGGQQANKIFAESAANVAPDWSYLPYQVYANSIFNDTVGKAYISGTKLTDGLKNWQDASVKYGNEQGFTVQK; from the coding sequence ATGCACATGAACCCCCGCCGCCTGCTGCGCGGCCTCGCCCTGGTCTCGGCCCTCGCCTTGGGGGCGACCGCCTGCGGCGGCTCCGAGGAGAACAGCTCCAGCACGAAGCCGGTCTCCTCCAAGGACATCGACGCGGCTCTGAAGAAGGGCGGCACCCTCACGGTGTGGGCCTGGGAGCCCACGCTGAAGCAGGTCGCCGCCGACTTCCAGAAGGAACACCCGGCCGTCCGCGTCAAGCTCGTCAACTCGGGCACCGGCAACGACCAGTACAAGGCCCTGCAGAATGCCATCTCCGCGAAGAAGGGCGTCCCCGACGTCGCGCAGATCGAGTACTACGCACTGGGGCAGTACGCGCTGACGAAGGGGCTGGACGACCTGACCCCGTACGGCGCCGACAAGCTCGCGAGCAAGTACTCCCCCGGCCCGTGGAACTCCGTGAAGTCCGGCAGCAAGAACGTCTACGCGCTGCCGATGGACTCCGGGCCCATGGCCCTCTTCTACAACAAGAAGGTCTTCGACAAGTACAAGATCAAGGTGCCGACGACGTGGGACGAGTACCTCACGGCGGCCCGCACCCTGCACAAGGCCGACCCCAAGGCGTACATCGCCAATGACACCGGCGACGCCGGTGAGACCACCAGCCTGCTGTGGCAGGCCGGTTCGCGCCCGTACAAGGTCGACGGCACGAACGTGAAGATCGATTTCTCCGACGCCGGCGCCCAGAAGTACACCGCCGTCTGGCAGAAGCTCCTCGCCGAGAAGCTCCTCGCGCCCATCACGGGCTGGAGCGACGACTGGTACAAGGGGCTGGGCGACGGCACCATCGCGACCCTGGCCACCGGAGCCTGGATGCCCGCCAACTTCGCCACGGGCGTGCAGGGTGCCTCCGGCGACTGGCGCGCCGCACCGCTGCCCGCGTGGACCGCCGGTGACAAGGCCAGCGCGGAGAACGGCGGCAGCTCCCTGGCCCTGCCCACACTGGGCAAGAACAAGGAACTCGCGTACGCCTTCACCGAGTACGCGAACGCCGGCAAGGGCGTGCAGACCCGGCTCGAGGCGGGCGCCTTCCCGGCGACCACCGCCGATCTCCGGTCCAGCTCCTTCCAGAACACCGCGTTCCCGTACTTCGGCGGACAGCAGGCCAACAAGATATTCGCCGAGTCGGCCGCGAACGTCGCCCCCGACTGGTCGTACCTGCCGTACCAGGTCTACGCCAACTCGATCTTCAACGACACCGTCGGCAAGGCCTACATATCCGGCACCAAGCTGACCGACGGTCTCAAGAACTGGCAGGACGCCTCCGTCAAGTACGGAAACGAGCAGGGCTTCACCGTCCAGAAGTAA